The following coding sequences lie in one Bacteroidetes bacterium SB0662_bin_6 genomic window:
- the rfbD gene encoding dTDP-4-dehydrorhamnose reductase codes for MLYERVLVTGANGLLGRELVSLLGRFSEYDVLATGRRATTRSEGSYGYMPLDITVRRDVQRAIRDFEPTVVINCAAMTDVDRCETEREACWKVNVEAVETLAQQCSDTGARLIQLSTDFVFNGLDGPYEESARPDPVNFYGKSKQAAENAARRAGFDKWTIARTVLVYGTGAYTDRSDFVLWLLNRLSSGQSVQIVTDQWRTPTCVADLALGIERIVRRGRGGIFHLSGMEWMSIYDFAQTIADVFGLDSALIRPVDASTFRQTAARPAKTGFIILKAQTELDYRPRPVREALRRIGVRLGLV; via the coding sequence ATGTTATATGAGCGCGTACTCGTAACGGGAGCGAACGGTCTGCTTGGCAGAGAACTGGTCAGCCTGCTTGGCCGGTTTTCCGAATATGACGTACTGGCTACGGGGCGACGTGCAACGACGCGCTCCGAGGGCTCGTACGGATACATGCCCCTGGACATTACGGTACGGCGCGACGTGCAGCGCGCCATTCGGGATTTCGAACCCACCGTAGTGATAAACTGTGCAGCAATGACCGATGTCGATCGTTGTGAAACAGAGCGGGAGGCATGCTGGAAAGTGAACGTGGAAGCGGTAGAAACACTGGCACAGCAGTGCAGCGATACCGGTGCCCGGCTCATCCAGCTTTCCACGGATTTCGTGTTCAATGGACTGGATGGACCGTATGAAGAAAGCGCTCGTCCGGACCCTGTGAATTTCTACGGAAAATCCAAACAGGCTGCCGAAAATGCGGCGCGGAGAGCAGGCTTCGACAAATGGACCATCGCCCGGACAGTGCTGGTCTATGGCACAGGAGCATATACGGACCGGTCTGATTTCGTACTTTGGTTGTTGAATCGGCTGTCTTCGGGACAATCCGTGCAAATCGTTACGGACCAGTGGCGAACCCCTACTTGCGTGGCCGACCTTGCCCTGGGCATTGAGCGTATCGTGCGGCGGGGGCGTGGAGGAATTTTCCATCTCTCCGGGATGGAATGGATGTCCATATATGATTTTGCTCAAACGATCGCCGACGTTTTCGGGCTGGACAGTGCCCTGATACGACCGGTCGACGCCTCGACATTCCGACAAACCGCCGCTCGACCGGCAAAAACAGGTTTTATCATTCTGAAAGCGCAAACGGAACTCGATTACCGCCCCAGACCTGTCCGGGAGGCTCTTCGCAGAATCGGCGTCCGCCTTGGCCTTGTGTAG